A region of Pseudomonas marginalis DNA encodes the following proteins:
- a CDS encoding ABC transporter ATP-binding protein, translating into MNLIEIRDLSVAFSGQTVVRNLSLDVRPGECLALVGESGSGKSVTAHSILQLLPEAGTETRGSVKYRGQELIGASASTLQKLRGNRIAMIFQEPMTSLNPLHSIEKQIGETLLLHKGLGGKAAQARILELLQLVGIQKPQERLKAYPHQLSGGQRQRVMIAMALACEPELLIADEPTTALDVTVQRKILLLLKSLQHRLGMSLLLISHDLNLVRSIAQRVCVMRAGEIVEQADCEALFTAPQHPYSRLLLDAEPSGDVLCSEPRETVLDVHDLSVQFPLGGGLFRRKTYLRAVDGISLSVQRGKTLGIVGESGSGKSTLGQAILRLLDSTGSIRFQGESLDPLNHKQMRPWRKQMQVVFQDPYGSLSPRMSVQQIISEGLEVHAPCSLADRDAQVIQVLKDVGLDPASRHRFPHEFSGGQRQRIAIARALVLKPALMLLDEPTSALDRTVQKQVVALLRELQEKYGLTYLFISHDLAVVRAMAHDMIVIKDGKVVERGPSHDVFEAPQHPYTKELLAAAGGLSS; encoded by the coding sequence ATGAACCTGATCGAAATCCGCGACCTCAGCGTCGCCTTCAGCGGCCAGACCGTGGTACGCAACCTGAGCCTGGACGTACGCCCCGGCGAGTGCCTGGCGCTGGTGGGTGAGTCCGGCTCCGGCAAGTCGGTGACCGCCCATTCGATTCTGCAACTGCTGCCCGAAGCCGGTACTGAAACCCGCGGCTCCGTGAAGTATCGCGGCCAGGAACTGATCGGCGCCTCGGCGTCGACCTTGCAGAAACTGCGCGGCAACCGCATTGCGATGATCTTCCAGGAGCCGATGACCTCCCTCAACCCACTGCACAGCATCGAAAAACAGATCGGCGAAACCTTGCTGCTGCACAAGGGCCTCGGCGGCAAGGCGGCTCAGGCGCGCATCCTCGAGTTGCTGCAGTTGGTGGGTATCCAGAAACCACAGGAACGCCTCAAGGCCTATCCCCACCAACTCTCCGGGGGCCAACGCCAACGGGTGATGATCGCCATGGCCCTGGCCTGTGAGCCGGAACTGCTGATCGCCGACGAGCCCACCACCGCCCTCGACGTGACCGTGCAGCGCAAGATCCTGCTGCTGCTCAAGTCCCTGCAACACCGCCTGGGCATGTCGCTGCTGCTGATCAGCCATGACCTCAACCTGGTGCGCAGCATTGCCCAGCGGGTGTGCGTGATGCGTGCCGGCGAGATTGTCGAGCAGGCCGACTGCGAGGCGTTGTTCACGGCCCCCCAACACCCCTACAGCCGCCTGCTGCTGGACGCCGAGCCGTCCGGCGATGTGCTGTGCAGCGAGCCACGGGAGACCGTGCTGGACGTGCACGACCTGAGCGTGCAATTCCCCCTGGGCGGCGGCCTGTTCCGGCGCAAGACCTACCTGCGCGCGGTGGATGGCATCAGCCTCAGCGTGCAGCGCGGCAAGACCCTGGGGATTGTCGGCGAGTCCGGTTCGGGCAAGTCCACTCTCGGCCAGGCGATCCTGCGCCTGCTGGACTCCACCGGCAGCATCCGCTTCCAGGGCGAGTCTCTCGACCCGCTCAACCACAAGCAAATGCGCCCGTGGCGCAAACAGATGCAGGTGGTCTTCCAAGACCCCTACGGCAGCCTTAGCCCGCGCATGTCGGTGCAGCAGATCATCAGCGAAGGCCTGGAGGTGCATGCGCCGTGCAGCCTGGCCGACCGCGATGCGCAAGTGATCCAGGTGCTCAAGGACGTGGGCCTCGACCCCGCCAGCCGCCATCGCTTCCCCCATGAATTCTCCGGCGGCCAGCGCCAACGCATCGCCATCGCCCGCGCGCTGGTGCTCAAGCCGGCGCTGATGCTGCTGGATGAACCGACCTCGGCACTGGACCGTACGGTGCAGAAGCAGGTCGTAGCGTTGCTGCGTGAATTGCAGGAAAAGTACGGTCTGACCTACCTGTTTATCAGCCATGACCTCGCCGTGGTGCGCGCCATGGCCCATGACATGATCGTGATCAAGGACGGCAAGGTGGTGGAGCGCGGGCCGAGCCATGACGTTTTCGAAGCACCGCAGCACCCGTATACCAAAGAACTCCTGGCGGCGGCCGGCGGGCTGTCGTCATGA
- a CDS encoding sigma-54 interaction domain-containing protein, translated as MSTSLTDYQQVRGLAIQSLFEIIEQSSEGTVIVDRDANIVWMNERYAKRFGLKSADEAIGQPCERVISNSLLRQVVRTDRPILLDIQDTPKGPLVVMRLPIHNDAGAVIGAIGFALFDELRNLSPLIERYLSMQQELASTRSLLRSRQSKYNFAHFIGTSAASLEVKRRARRSASAESPVLLLGETGTGKELLAQAIHGASPRAHKAFVSINSAAIPHDLLEAEFFGTTPGAFTGADRKGRPGKFQIAQGGTLFLDEIGDMPLPLQSKLLRVLQEKEFEPVGSNEMLHSDVRVIAATSMDLEAAIKRGEFRADLYYRLNVLPIQVPPLRERLEDIPALSEAILEELRSQHELDREALALLAQHAWPGNIRELRNVLERAALLSDDLVLNARDIRAAIGTFSPVTRGAVDTVEGETFAAARERLDRQVIAAALQACDGNVVEAARRLGLGRSTLYKKMVALGIA; from the coding sequence ATGAGTACCAGCCTGACGGACTACCAACAGGTTCGCGGCCTGGCGATCCAGTCGCTGTTCGAGATCATCGAGCAGTCCAGCGAAGGCACGGTGATTGTCGACCGCGACGCCAATATCGTCTGGATGAATGAGCGCTACGCCAAGCGCTTCGGCCTCAAGAGTGCCGATGAAGCCATCGGCCAGCCGTGCGAGCGGGTGATTTCCAACAGCCTGTTGCGCCAGGTGGTGCGCACCGACCGGCCGATTCTGCTGGACATCCAGGACACCCCCAAAGGCCCTTTGGTGGTGATGCGCCTGCCGATCCACAACGACGCCGGTGCAGTGATCGGTGCGATTGGCTTTGCCTTGTTCGATGAGCTGCGCAACCTGTCGCCGCTGATCGAACGCTACCTGAGCATGCAGCAGGAACTGGCCTCCACCCGCTCGTTGCTGCGCTCACGCCAGAGCAAGTACAACTTCGCGCACTTTATCGGCACCAGCGCCGCCAGCCTGGAAGTCAAACGCCGTGCACGACGCAGCGCAAGCGCCGAATCGCCGGTGCTGCTGCTGGGCGAGACTGGTACCGGCAAGGAATTGCTCGCCCAGGCGATCCACGGTGCCTCACCGCGTGCGCACAAGGCGTTTGTCAGCATCAACAGCGCGGCGATTCCCCATGACCTGCTGGAAGCCGAGTTCTTCGGCACCACGCCGGGCGCCTTTACCGGTGCCGATCGCAAGGGCCGTCCAGGCAAGTTCCAGATTGCCCAGGGCGGCACGCTGTTCCTCGATGAAATCGGCGATATGCCGCTGCCGCTGCAAAGCAAGCTGCTGCGGGTGTTGCAGGAAAAGGAATTCGAACCGGTGGGTTCCAACGAAATGCTGCACAGCGATGTACGGGTGATCGCGGCCACCTCCATGGACCTGGAAGCGGCGATCAAGCGCGGTGAGTTCCGTGCGGACCTGTATTACCGCCTGAACGTATTGCCGATCCAGGTGCCGCCGCTGCGTGAACGGCTGGAGGACATTCCGGCGCTGAGCGAAGCGATCCTCGAGGAACTGCGCAGCCAGCATGAACTGGACCGCGAGGCCCTGGCGCTGTTGGCGCAGCATGCGTGGCCGGGGAACATCCGCGAACTGCGCAACGTGCTGGAGCGCGCGGCGTTGCTGAGCGATGACCTGGTGCTGAACGCTAGGGACATTCGCGCGGCGATTGGCACGTTCAGCCCGGTGACGCGCGGCGCAGTGGACACGGTTGAGGGTGAGACGTTTGCGGCGGCGCGGGAGCGGCTTGATCGGCAGGTGATTGCGGCGGCACTCCAGGCGTGTGACGGGAATGTGGTGGAGGCGGCCAGGCGATTGGGGCTGGGGCGGTCGACGTTGTACAAGAAGATGGTGGCACTTGGAATCGCCTGA
- a CDS encoding GntP family permease, producing MSVIIALAALALLMLAAYRGYSVILFAPIAALGAVLLTDPSAVAPAFTGVFMEKMVGFIKLYFPVFLLGAVFGKLIELSGFSRSIVAAAIRLLGTRQAMLVIVLVCALLTYGGVSLFVVVFAVYPFAAEMFRQSNIPKRLIPATIALGAFSFTMDALPGTPQIQNIIPSTFFNTTAWAAPWLGLIGTIFVFCAGMLYLARQRNKAQRAGEGYGTELRNEPETAENIALPNPWIALSPLILVGVMNLLFTHWIPQWYGKTHSLSLPGMSAPVTTEIAKLTAIWAVQAALLVGIIMVLVFGWSAIKSKLADGSKSAVSGALLAAMNTASEYGFGAVIASLPGFLVLADWLKGIPNPLVNEAITVTLLAGITGSASGGMSIALAAMSESFIAAAHAANIPLEVLHRVAAMASGGMDTLPHNGAVITLLAVTGLTHREAYKDIFGITIIKTLAVFVVIGTFYATGIV from the coding sequence ATGAGTGTGATCATTGCCCTGGCAGCGCTCGCGTTGCTGATGCTGGCTGCCTACCGTGGCTATAGCGTTATCCTGTTTGCCCCCATCGCCGCCCTCGGCGCCGTGCTACTCACCGACCCGTCCGCCGTCGCCCCTGCCTTTACCGGGGTGTTCATGGAGAAAATGGTCGGCTTTATCAAACTGTATTTCCCGGTATTCCTGCTCGGTGCGGTGTTCGGCAAGCTGATCGAGCTGTCGGGTTTCTCGCGCTCTATCGTGGCGGCGGCGATCCGTTTGCTCGGCACGCGCCAGGCGATGCTGGTGATCGTGCTGGTCTGCGCCCTGCTCACCTACGGCGGCGTGTCGCTGTTTGTGGTGGTGTTTGCGGTGTACCCGTTTGCGGCGGAGATGTTCCGCCAGAGCAATATCCCCAAGCGCCTGATCCCAGCGACCATCGCCCTCGGTGCGTTCTCGTTCACCATGGACGCCCTGCCCGGCACGCCGCAGATCCAGAACATCATCCCCAGCACCTTCTTCAACACCACCGCCTGGGCGGCGCCGTGGCTGGGGTTGATCGGCACGATTTTCGTGTTCTGCGCCGGCATGCTCTACCTGGCGCGCCAGCGCAACAAGGCCCAGCGCGCGGGTGAAGGCTACGGCACCGAGCTGCGCAACGAGCCTGAGACCGCCGAGAACATTGCCCTGCCCAACCCGTGGATCGCGCTGTCGCCGCTGATCCTGGTGGGCGTGATGAACCTGCTGTTCACCCACTGGATCCCACAGTGGTACGGCAAGACCCACAGCCTCAGCCTGCCGGGCATGAGCGCACCGGTGACCACTGAAATCGCCAAGCTCACCGCGATCTGGGCGGTGCAGGCGGCGTTGCTGGTGGGCATCATCATGGTGCTGGTATTCGGCTGGTCGGCGATCAAAAGTAAGCTCGCCGACGGCAGCAAAAGCGCGGTCAGCGGCGCATTGCTGGCGGCGATGAACACCGCTTCCGAATATGGCTTCGGCGCGGTGATCGCTTCGCTGCCGGGCTTCCTGGTGCTGGCGGACTGGCTCAAGGGCATCCCCAACCCGCTGGTCAACGAAGCGATTACCGTGACCCTGCTGGCCGGTATCACCGGCTCTGCGTCCGGCGGCATGAGCATCGCCCTGGCGGCCATGTCCGAGAGCTTTATTGCGGCGGCCCATGCGGCCAATATTCCTCTTGAAGTGCTGCACCGGGTCGCGGCCATGGCCAGCGGCGGCATGGACACCCTGCCCCACAACGGCGCGGTGATCACCCTGCTGGCTGTGACCGGCCTGACCCACCGCGAAGCCTACAAGGACATTTTCGGCATCACGATCATCAAGACCCTCGCGGTGTTCGTGGTGATCGGTACTTTCTACGCCACCGGCATTGTGTGA
- a CDS encoding 3-hydroxybutyrate dehydrogenase, with translation MTRLNGKTALVTGSTSGIGLGIALSLAKAGANLILNGFGDASAVVAQVQAFGGKVGHHPADVSDPAQIADMLAYAEREFGGVDILVNNAGIQHVAAVEDFPLERWDAIIAINLSSVFHSTRLSLPGMKAKGWGRIVNIASVHGQVGSVGKAAYVAAKHGVIGLTKVVGLETATSNVTCNAICPGWVLTPLVQKQIDDRVANGVDPQQAQHDLLAEKQPSLEFVTPSQLGELVLFLCSEAGAQVRGAAWNIDGGWLAQ, from the coding sequence ATGACGAGATTGAACGGCAAGACCGCCCTGGTTACCGGCTCCACCAGCGGCATCGGCCTGGGTATCGCCCTGAGCCTGGCCAAGGCCGGAGCCAACCTGATCCTCAACGGCTTCGGCGACGCCAGCGCGGTGGTCGCCCAGGTGCAGGCGTTTGGCGGCAAGGTCGGCCATCACCCGGCGGACGTCAGCGACCCGGCGCAGATCGCCGACATGCTCGCCTACGCCGAGCGTGAGTTCGGCGGTGTCGACATCCTGGTCAACAACGCCGGCATCCAGCACGTGGCGGCGGTGGAGGACTTCCCGCTGGAGCGCTGGGACGCGATCATCGCGATCAACCTGTCCTCGGTGTTCCACAGCACACGCTTGAGCCTGCCGGGCATGAAGGCCAAGGGCTGGGGGCGTATCGTCAACATCGCCTCGGTGCACGGCCAGGTCGGCTCGGTGGGCAAGGCCGCGTATGTGGCGGCCAAGCACGGCGTGATCGGCTTGACCAAGGTGGTGGGCCTGGAGACCGCCACCAGCAACGTGACCTGCAACGCGATCTGCCCCGGCTGGGTGCTGACGCCGCTGGTGCAGAAGCAGATTGATGATCGCGTGGCCAATGGCGTCGATCCGCAGCAGGCGCAACATGATCTGCTGGCGGAGAAACAGCCGTCACTGGAGTTCGTGACGCCGTCGCAGCTGGGAGAGCTGGTGCTGTTCTTGTGCAGCGAGGCCGGGGCCCAGGTGCGGGGGGCGGCGTGGAACATTGATGGTGGCTGGCTGGCCCAATAA
- a CDS encoding acetoacetate--CoA ligase has product MSEILWQPSPERIHTTRMDQFRRFINDRHGVQLSDYPALHQWSIDQRPDFWQAIVTFFDVQFRSPPSAVLIEDVEMPSAQWFPGATLNFAEHLLRRRDDHPAVVAISEDGQREQLTYAELAAHVAGLQDSLRAAGVGRGDRVAACMPNTWQTLVGMLATTSLGAIWSCSSPDFGTQGVIDRFGQIEPKVLITCAGYRYAGKTIDQSAKLNEILERLPSLEQLIIVPYARPQACVEDYQTQARVALWNDFYQPGGEPEFVAVPFDHPLYILYSSGTTGVPKCIIHGTGGVLLTHLKEHGLHADISSEDCLFYYTTCGWMMWNWLVSVLAIGATAVLYDGSPFHPGPERLIDLIDAEKISVFGTSPKFLATLEKAGLQPRLSHDLGSLKGLISTGSPLSPQSYDYVYREIKAELCLSSMSGGTDIVSCFVIGNPVLPVRRGEMQCKSLAMAIEVWDDQGRPLVGGKGELVCTRHFPAMPIGLWNDPHQKKLRASYFSQFPGVWAQGDYAEQRPNGSLLIHGRSDAVLNPGGVRIGTAEIYRQVEKVPQVLESLAIGQRWQDDVRVVLFVRLDDGIELDEDLEQQIRQVIRANTTPRHVPAKILAVSDIPRTISGKIVELAVRNVVHGEPVKNTDALANPQALEQFRDRPELAER; this is encoded by the coding sequence ATGTCCGAAATCCTCTGGCAACCTTCCCCCGAACGCATCCACACCACGCGAATGGACCAGTTCCGGCGCTTTATCAATGATCGCCACGGCGTGCAGCTCAGCGACTATCCGGCCCTGCACCAGTGGAGCATCGACCAGCGCCCGGACTTCTGGCAGGCGATCGTCACGTTCTTCGATGTGCAGTTTCGCAGCCCGCCCAGTGCAGTGCTGATCGAAGACGTCGAGATGCCCAGCGCCCAGTGGTTTCCCGGCGCGACCCTGAATTTTGCCGAACACCTGTTACGCCGCCGCGACGATCACCCGGCGGTGGTCGCGATCAGCGAAGACGGCCAGCGCGAACAACTGACCTACGCCGAACTGGCCGCCCACGTCGCCGGCCTGCAGGACAGCCTGCGGGCGGCCGGTGTCGGCCGCGGTGACCGGGTCGCCGCGTGCATGCCCAATACCTGGCAAACCCTGGTCGGCATGCTTGCCACCACCAGTCTCGGCGCGATCTGGTCATGCTCCTCGCCAGACTTCGGCACCCAAGGCGTCATCGACCGCTTCGGCCAGATCGAGCCCAAGGTGCTGATCACCTGCGCCGGGTACCGCTACGCCGGTAAAACCATCGACCAAAGCGCCAAGCTCAATGAAATCCTCGAACGCCTGCCGTCCCTGGAGCAATTGATCATCGTCCCGTATGCACGGCCCCAGGCCTGCGTCGAGGACTATCAGACCCAGGCCCGCGTCGCCCTCTGGAACGACTTCTACCAACCCGGCGGCGAGCCTGAATTCGTCGCGGTGCCGTTCGACCATCCGCTGTATATCCTCTATTCCAGCGGCACCACCGGCGTGCCCAAATGCATCATCCACGGCACCGGCGGCGTGCTGCTCACCCACCTCAAGGAACACGGCCTGCACGCGGACATATCCAGCGAGGACTGCCTGTTCTACTACACCACCTGCGGCTGGATGATGTGGAACTGGCTGGTCTCGGTGCTGGCCATCGGGGCCACGGCGGTGCTGTATGACGGCTCGCCGTTTCACCCCGGCCCGGAACGCTTGATCGACCTGATCGACGCGGAAAAGATCAGCGTGTTCGGCACCAGCCCCAAGTTCCTTGCCACCCTGGAAAAGGCCGGGCTGCAACCGCGCCTGAGCCACGACCTGGGCAGCCTCAAGGGCCTGATTTCGACCGGCTCGCCCTTGTCGCCCCAGAGCTACGACTACGTGTACCGCGAGATCAAGGCCGAGCTGTGCCTGTCATCGATGTCCGGTGGCACCGATATCGTCTCCTGCTTTGTGATCGGCAATCCGGTGCTGCCGGTGCGGCGCGGGGAAATGCAATGCAAGAGCCTGGCGATGGCCATCGAGGTGTGGGACGACCAGGGCCGGCCGTTGGTCGGGGGAAAAGGCGAGCTGGTGTGCACCCGGCACTTCCCGGCGATGCCCATCGGCTTGTGGAACGACCCGCACCAGAAGAAGCTGCGCGCCTCGTATTTCAGCCAGTTTCCCGGGGTGTGGGCCCAGGGCGACTACGCCGAGCAACGCCCCAACGGCAGCCTGCTGATTCACGGCCGCTCCGACGCAGTGCTCAACCCCGGCGGCGTGCGCATCGGCACCGCGGAGATTTATCGCCAGGTGGAAAAAGTCCCGCAGGTGCTGGAAAGCCTGGCCATCGGCCAACGCTGGCAGGACGATGTGCGGGTCGTGCTGTTTGTGCGCCTGGATGACGGGATCGAACTGGATGAGGACCTGGAGCAACAGATCCGCCAGGTGATCCGCGCCAACACCACGCCGCGCCATGTGCCGGCGAAGATCCTCGCCGTCAGCGATATCCCGCGCACCATCAGCGGCAAGATCGTCGAACTGGCGGTGCGTAACGTGGTGCACGGCGAGCCGGTGAAGAATACCGACGCACTGGCCAACCCGCAGGCCCTGGAGCAATTTCGCGACCGCCCCGAACTGGCGGAAAGATGA
- a CDS encoding PAS domain-containing sensor histidine kinase, which yields MKGTTTGSEAAALIARLDWAHSPLGEANDWPQSLRTAVDIVIHSPMPMLLLWGSELTQLYNDGFALLAGNKHPEAMGQPAHQTWPELESFTAPIYDAVLSGQVRTFSEQRFVLQRNNRDTEIWLDLTYSPIRDERANVAGILVTAIETNERRKAQHNTEQRLQLALAATDAVGTWDWDIGEDRFIADAHFAYLHGVDPSDASRLPISDYLQGVHPEDRGMVARSIKHCITYGTEYAEEYRLQQADGQVRWVFARGRCYKDHQGRPARFLGAALDLTERKNTEQALRQSQTELQLIINAMPVLIGYVDHEQRFRLNNSAYLDWYGMTPQELYGKTIREVLGDDVYAGREDKITAALRGKACSFMTVTPHRDGRPRHALMKYLPRFSNDGSVNGFYIFVIDETERKLTEEALRHLNENLEERVAQRTQALAEANERLQNEMFERERAEDALRHAQKMEAVGQLTGGIAHDFNNMLTGIIGSLDLMQRYIAAGRSDEIGRFTDAAVSSAHRAAALTHRLLAFSRRQSLDLRPLDPNQLVASLEELFQRTKGAHITLKVQLGRDIWPVNTDASQLENALLNLVINARDAMPDGGELLIETANSYLDGTDITTLEPVRAGDYVMLGVCDNGSGMAPKILAKAFDPFFTTKPIGQGTGLGLSMIYGFAQQSGGHVTIQSEPGQGTCVRLYLPRLHGTSLESSQPAHLGEVPLALAGEAVVVVEDDPAVRMLVVNVLDELGYTAHQAGDARAALPLLESDLRVDLLVTDVGLPGMNGRQLAEIARQHRPGLKVLFMTGYAEKAAERQGFLEDGMDMVAKPFSIDLLATKIRSMISVDDSVQA from the coding sequence ATGAAGGGAACAACCACCGGCAGCGAAGCCGCTGCATTGATTGCGCGGCTGGACTGGGCGCACAGCCCCCTCGGTGAGGCCAATGATTGGCCGCAAAGCCTGCGCACAGCCGTGGACATCGTCATCCACTCACCGATGCCGATGCTCCTGCTGTGGGGCAGCGAACTCACCCAACTCTACAACGACGGCTTCGCCTTGCTGGCGGGCAATAAACACCCGGAGGCCATGGGCCAGCCGGCGCACCAGACCTGGCCGGAACTCGAAAGCTTCACTGCGCCGATCTACGACGCCGTGCTGAGCGGCCAGGTGCGCACCTTCAGCGAGCAGCGTTTTGTCCTGCAACGTAACAATCGCGACACCGAAATCTGGCTGGACCTGACCTACAGCCCGATCCGCGATGAACGCGCCAATGTGGCCGGCATCCTGGTCACGGCCATCGAAACCAACGAACGGCGCAAGGCCCAGCACAACACCGAACAACGCCTGCAACTGGCCCTGGCCGCCACCGATGCGGTGGGCACCTGGGACTGGGACATTGGCGAAGACCGCTTTATCGCCGATGCGCACTTCGCCTACCTGCACGGGGTTGATCCAAGCGACGCCAGCCGGTTGCCGATCAGCGACTACCTGCAAGGCGTACATCCCGAAGATCGCGGCATGGTGGCGCGCAGCATCAAGCACTGCATCACCTACGGCACTGAATACGCCGAGGAATATCGCCTGCAACAAGCCGACGGCCAGGTGCGCTGGGTGTTCGCCCGGGGGCGTTGCTACAAGGATCATCAAGGCCGCCCCGCGCGCTTTCTCGGCGCAGCACTGGACCTCACCGAGCGCAAAAACACCGAGCAGGCCCTGCGCCAGAGCCAGACCGAACTGCAGTTGATCATCAACGCCATGCCGGTGCTGATCGGCTACGTCGACCACGAGCAGCGCTTTCGCCTGAACAACAGTGCCTACCTCGACTGGTACGGCATGACGCCCCAGGAGCTGTACGGCAAGACCATCCGCGAGGTGCTCGGCGACGATGTGTACGCCGGGCGCGAGGACAAGATCACCGCTGCGCTCAGGGGCAAGGCCTGCAGTTTCATGACCGTCACCCCCCATCGCGATGGCCGCCCGCGCCATGCGTTGATGAAATACCTGCCGCGCTTCAGCAATGACGGCTCGGTGAACGGTTTCTACATCTTTGTCATCGATGAAACCGAACGCAAACTCACCGAAGAAGCCCTGCGCCACCTCAACGAGAACCTCGAGGAGCGCGTGGCCCAGCGCACCCAGGCGCTGGCCGAAGCCAACGAACGCCTGCAAAACGAGATGTTCGAGCGCGAGCGCGCCGAAGATGCCCTGCGCCATGCGCAGAAGATGGAAGCGGTGGGCCAGCTCACCGGCGGTATCGCCCACGACTTCAATAATATGCTCACCGGCATCATCGGCAGCCTGGACCTGATGCAGCGCTACATCGCCGCCGGGCGCAGCGACGAGATCGGCCGCTTTACCGACGCCGCCGTGTCCTCGGCCCATCGCGCGGCCGCCCTCACCCACCGTCTGCTGGCGTTTTCGCGGCGCCAGTCGCTGGACCTTCGCCCGCTGGATCCGAACCAGTTGGTAGCGTCCCTGGAGGAGCTGTTCCAGCGTACCAAGGGCGCGCATATCACGCTCAAGGTGCAACTGGGCCGCGACATCTGGCCGGTCAACACCGACGCCAGCCAACTGGAAAACGCCCTGCTCAACCTGGTGATCAACGCACGCGACGCCATGCCCGATGGCGGCGAACTGCTGATCGAAACCGCTAACAGCTACCTGGACGGCACCGATATCACCACCCTCGAACCGGTCAGGGCCGGCGACTACGTGATGCTCGGCGTGTGTGACAACGGCAGCGGCATGGCACCGAAGATTCTCGCCAAGGCGTTCGACCCGTTCTTCACCACCAAACCCATCGGCCAGGGCACCGGCCTGGGGCTGTCGATGATCTATGGGTTTGCCCAGCAGTCCGGTGGCCACGTGACCATCCAGAGCGAACCGGGCCAGGGTACCTGCGTGCGCCTGTACCTGCCGCGCCTGCACGGCACCTCTCTGGAAAGCAGCCAGCCCGCCCATCTGGGCGAAGTCCCGCTGGCCCTTGCCGGCGAAGCGGTGGTGGTGGTCGAGGATGACCCGGCGGTGCGCATGCTGGTGGTCAATGTGCTCGACGAGCTGGGTTATACCGCACACCAGGCGGGGGATGCGCGTGCAGCGCTGCCGTTGCTGGAGTCGGACTTGCGCGTGGACCTGCTGGTGACAGACGTCGGCCTGCCCGGCATGAACGGCCGCCAACTGGCGGAGATCGCTCGCCAGCATCGGCCGGGGCTCAAGGTGCTGTTCATGACCGGCTACGCGGAGAAAGCCGCCGAACGCCAGGGCTTCCTGGAGGACGGCATGGACATGGTCGCCAAGCCGTTTTCCATCGACCTGCTGGCGACCAAAATCCGCAGCATGATCAGCGTCGATGATTCAGTTCAGGCATAA
- a CDS encoding peptidylprolyl isomerase: MKAQARHILVKTSEEAEQLKQRIAKGEAFDVLAKKYSTCPSGKRGGDLGEVRPGQMVGVIDAVIFKKPVKVVHGPIKSKFGYHLVQVFYRD, from the coding sequence ATGAAAGCCCAAGCCCGCCATATCCTGGTGAAAACCAGCGAAGAAGCCGAACAACTCAAGCAGCGCATTGCCAAGGGCGAAGCCTTTGATGTGCTGGCCAAGAAGTACTCCACGTGCCCGTCCGGCAAGCGCGGCGGCGACTTGGGTGAAGTGCGGCCGGGGCAGATGGTCGGGGTGATCGATGCGGTGATCTTCAAGAAACCGGTGAAGGTGGTGCACGGGCCGATCAAGAGCAAGTTCGGGTATCACCTGGTGCAGGTGTTTTACCGGGATTGA
- a CDS encoding sugar kinase — protein sequence MTTTHPSIALIGECMIELQHRADGSLQQSFGGDTLNAAVYLRRELGDIGTVDYVTALGDDSFSDAMCAHWAEEGLGLERVQRLPGRLPGLYCIQTDANGERKFLYWRNEAAVRDCFTTPAAAPILAALPDYNVVYFSGITLAVLGEVGRRRLLEVLIETRRRGGAVVFDNNYRPRLWATVDVAREAYRSVLAEVDIALLTEDDERALFGYADSEQVFAAYPAIAEVVLKRGADACLIRCDGERLAVPALKVEKVVDTTAAGDSFSAAYLASRLKGGSPQEAALAGHRLASRVIQVPGALIPRE from the coding sequence ATGACCACCACCCATCCCAGCATCGCCCTGATCGGCGAATGCATGATCGAATTGCAACACCGCGCCGATGGCAGCCTGCAACAGAGCTTCGGCGGCGATACCCTGAATGCGGCGGTGTACCTGCGCCGTGAGCTGGGGGATATCGGCACGGTAGACTATGTCACCGCCTTGGGCGATGACAGCTTCAGCGACGCCATGTGTGCGCACTGGGCCGAAGAAGGCCTGGGGCTGGAGCGGGTCCAGCGCCTGCCCGGACGTTTGCCCGGCTTGTACTGCATCCAGACCGATGCCAACGGCGAGCGCAAATTCCTCTACTGGCGCAACGAAGCGGCCGTGCGCGACTGCTTTACCACGCCGGCGGCTGCGCCGATCCTGGCGGCATTGCCGGACTACAACGTGGTGTATTTCAGCGGCATTACCCTGGCGGTGCTGGGTGAAGTCGGGCGCCGGCGCCTGCTCGAAGTCCTGATCGAAACCCGCCGACGTGGCGGCGCAGTGGTGTTTGACAACAACTACCGGCCACGGCTCTGGGCCACGGTGGACGTTGCCCGCGAGGCTTATCGCAGCGTACTGGCCGAGGTGGATATCGCCTTGCTGACCGAGGATGACGAACGCGCGTTGTTTGGTTATGCCGACAGCGAACAGGTATTCGCGGCGTACCCGGCGATTGCGGAAGTGGTGCTCAAGCGCGGTGCGGATGCGTGTTTGATCCGTTGCGACGGCGAGCGCCTTGCCGTGCCGGCGCTGAAGGTGGAGAAGGTGGTGGACACCACGGCGGCGGGGGATTCGTTCAGTGCGGCGTACCTGGCCAGTCGGCTCAAGGGTGGTTCGCCCCAGGAGGCTGCTTTGGCCGGGCATCGATTGGCGAGCCGGGTCATCCAGGTGCCGGGGGCGCTGATCCCCAGGGAGTAG